The following proteins are co-located in the Candidatus Methanoperedens sp. genome:
- a CDS encoding CDC48 family AAA ATPase: MDEIQLTVAKAYPNDSGRGIARLDPHTLMVLQLTPGDVIKMEGKKNTSAKVWRADRIDWDQDIIRIDGFIRQNAGVGIGDRVKISKAEVKIADRVVLAPPEGTSIQFGGEAEEMVKRQIMKRPVTKGDIIPVMSTMAHPFLGRVVTGQTIPLIAIEAEPEGIILITESTEIKLREKPVVVDVTGTGITYEDIGGLSDEIQRLREMIELPMKHPEVFEKLGIESPKGVLMYGPPGTGKTLIARAVANESGANFFSIAGPEIMSKYYGESEQRLRELFEQANKDAPSIIFIDELDSIAPKREEVTGEVERRVVAQLLTMMDGLEERGQVVVIGATNRIDAIDPALRRPGRFDREIEIGVPDRMERLEILQIHTRGMPLSNEVKLEEIADRTHGFVGADISALAREAAMKALRRYLPQIKLDEAVPREILNSMQVTGSDFEEALKDVEPSAMREVLVEIPRVVWDDAGGLDEAKQEIIEAVEWPLKNSAKFEKMGIRPPKGILLYGPPGTGKTLLAKAAANESSANFISIRGPQLLSKWVGESEKAVREVFKKARQVAPCILFLDELDAIAPIRGVDMGSKSSERVVNQLLTELDGIEVLKNVVVIAATNRPEIVDPALIRSGRFDRLVFVGPPSRSGRIEILNIHLKNIPLSDDVVVEELADLTDNYVGADIESLCREAVMLALRENFDTEKVEMKHFRDSLKKVRPALVEGMLEYYEKLQEQFKGGKKQEQKSYIGYR, from the coding sequence ATGGACGAAATACAGCTCACTGTTGCAAAAGCATATCCAAACGATTCGGGAAGAGGGATTGCCCGTCTTGACCCGCACACATTGATGGTTCTGCAACTTACCCCTGGCGATGTCATAAAGATGGAGGGGAAGAAGAACACGTCAGCAAAAGTATGGCGTGCAGACCGTATAGACTGGGACCAGGATATCATTCGTATTGATGGTTTCATAAGGCAGAATGCAGGTGTGGGCATAGGCGACCGTGTAAAAATTAGTAAAGCGGAAGTAAAGATAGCTGATAGGGTAGTACTTGCGCCGCCTGAAGGTACCTCAATACAGTTCGGGGGAGAAGCAGAGGAAATGGTAAAGCGGCAGATAATGAAACGCCCGGTCACAAAAGGAGATATTATTCCGGTAATGAGCACAATGGCGCACCCCTTCCTCGGGCGCGTGGTAACAGGTCAGACCATTCCGCTGATCGCGATAGAGGCCGAGCCAGAAGGAATAATTCTGATCACCGAAAGTACAGAGATCAAACTCAGGGAAAAGCCTGTGGTAGTAGATGTGACCGGGACTGGTATAACATATGAGGATATAGGTGGTCTCAGTGACGAGATCCAGCGTCTTCGCGAAATGATCGAGCTTCCCATGAAACATCCTGAGGTATTTGAGAAATTGGGTATCGAATCACCCAAAGGCGTATTGATGTACGGCCCGCCCGGAACAGGCAAGACCCTGATAGCCAGGGCGGTTGCCAACGAATCCGGAGCAAATTTTTTCTCAATCGCCGGCCCTGAGATCATGAGCAAGTATTACGGTGAGAGCGAGCAGAGGTTACGTGAGCTGTTCGAGCAGGCCAACAAGGATGCCCCTTCCATTATTTTCATAGATGAACTGGATTCCATCGCTCCCAAAAGGGAAGAAGTGACCGGTGAAGTGGAACGCAGGGTTGTTGCCCAGCTTCTGACCATGATGGATGGTCTTGAAGAGAGAGGCCAGGTTGTTGTGATAGGTGCAACGAACCGGATAGATGCGATCGATCCCGCGCTTCGCCGCCCTGGCCGCTTTGACCGCGAGATAGAAATAGGGGTGCCAGACAGGATGGAGAGGCTTGAGATCCTCCAGATACACACACGAGGCATGCCGCTTTCGAATGAGGTTAAACTTGAGGAAATTGCCGACAGGACCCATGGGTTCGTTGGCGCTGACATCTCGGCTCTTGCACGAGAGGCCGCAATGAAAGCTCTTCGGAGATATCTTCCCCAGATAAAACTTGATGAAGCTGTACCGCGGGAGATACTCAACAGCATGCAGGTTACAGGAAGCGATTTCGAGGAAGCGCTAAAAGATGTTGAACCTTCAGCTATGAGGGAAGTGCTGGTTGAGATCCCAAGAGTGGTCTGGGATGATGCTGGTGGCCTCGATGAGGCTAAGCAGGAGATAATAGAAGCCGTAGAATGGCCTCTTAAAAACTCTGCGAAGTTTGAAAAAATGGGTATCCGTCCACCAAAAGGAATTCTGCTTTACGGTCCACCGGGCACGGGCAAGACTCTTCTTGCCAAGGCTGCTGCGAATGAAAGTTCTGCCAATTTCATCAGCATCAGGGGTCCGCAGCTCTTGTCAAAATGGGTGGGAGAATCGGAAAAGGCAGTACGTGAGGTATTCAAAAAAGCGCGCCAGGTTGCACCATGCATACTCTTCCTCGATGAACTGGATGCCATCGCTCCCATAAGAGGAGTGGACATGGGTTCTAAGTCTTCGGAACGTGTGGTCAACCAGCTACTGACAGAACTCGATGGCATTGAAGTCCTGAAGAACGTTGTGGTAATAGCTGCAACGAATAGACCCGAGATAGTCGATCCGGCACTTATCCGCTCCGGAAGATTTGACAGATTGGTTTTTGTAGGACCGCCCAGCAGGTCGGGCAGGATCGAAATACTCAATATCCATCTTAAGAATATCCCTCTTTCAGATGATGTGGTAGTAGAAGAATTGGCGGATCTTACTGATAATTATGTAGGGGCTGACATAGAATCACTGTGCAGGGAAGCAGTAATGCTGGCACTCCGAGAGAATTTTGATACTGAAAAAGTTGAGATGAAGCATTTCCGGGACTCATTGAAAAAGGTGAGACCTGCACTGGTTGAGGGTATGTTGGAATATTATGAAAAGCTCCAGGAACAATTCAAGGGTGGAAAGAAACAGGAACAGAAGTCTTATATAGGATATAGATAA
- a CDS encoding PRC-barrel domain-containing protein: protein MAKILAKNLANKRVMLTDGSEFGIATNVVMDTQTGELIYLVVKPGTMVDTSKYKTQDSYVLIPFEAVRAAKDYAIVDKKMITGTDMD, encoded by the coding sequence ATGGCGAAGATACTTGCAAAAAATCTAGCGAATAAGAGGGTAATGCTCACTGACGGTTCAGAATTCGGAATTGCCACTAACGTGGTAATGGATACTCAAACCGGGGAACTGATATATCTTGTTGTGAAACCCGGCACCATGGTGGATACATCGAAATACAAAACGCAGGATAGTTATGTACTGATACCTTTTGAGGCTGTCAGGGCTGCAAAGGATTACGCAATTGTCGATAAAAAGATGATAACCGGCACCGATATGGATTGA
- a CDS encoding deoxyuridine 5'-triphosphate nucleotidohydrolase yields the protein MLSSSNCVLVLSHDELISLINNKPPLIDQMIDPKAQVQPNGVELSLQRIEVYDGSGAVAFDNSERKLPPTNKIDFDNEGWVHLPKGVYKIVFNEVVNIPKNIAAIAKPRSSLLRCGVTVETAVWDAGYSGRSESLLVVYNEKGFKIKKNARVLQLLFFRLDEEVREGYCGIYQNENV from the coding sequence ATCCTATCATCCTCCAATTGTGTTCTTGTGCTTTCTCACGATGAATTAATTTCTTTGATCAATAATAAGCCGCCCCTTATCGACCAAATGATAGACCCGAAGGCACAGGTGCAGCCAAACGGTGTTGAACTCTCACTGCAGCGCATAGAGGTCTATGATGGTTCTGGTGCGGTGGCATTTGATAATTCCGAGCGAAAACTCCCGCCAACCAACAAGATTGATTTTGATAACGAAGGATGGGTTCATTTGCCCAAAGGCGTTTATAAAATCGTTTTCAATGAAGTCGTAAATATTCCTAAAAACATAGCCGCGATCGCAAAACCGCGCTCAAGTCTCCTCAGGTGCGGCGTGACAGTGGAGACCGCCGTCTGGGATGCTGGCTACAGCGGGAGGAGTGAGAGCCTTCTTGTTGTTTATAATGAAAAAGGGTTCAAGATCAAGAAAAATGCCCGAGTTCTGCAGCTTCTGTTTTTCAGGCTTGATGAAGAAGTGAGGGAAGGATATTGCGGGATCTATCAGAATGAGAATGTATAG
- the ftsZ gene encoding cell division protein FtsZ translates to MESIISEAIARAGESKIPSVGETDEELLAILQELKTNIVVIGCGGSGSNTIQRISEEGILGADLYALNTDAQHLLNIKVKKKVLIGRSRTRGLGAGSIPQIGQDAAQESKAQIEKVIGNADMVFVTCGLGGGTGTGSAPVVAEVARDSGALTIAVVTLPFSVEGSVRMDNAEAGLERLRDVVDTVIVVPNDKLLEVVPHLPLQAAFKVCDEVLMRAVKGITELITKPGLVNLDFADIRVIMQKSGVAMIGLGEAEGENKAIESVQKALRSPLLDVDVSGATAALVNVVGGPDMTIAEAESVVNELYTRIDPKARLIWGAMVDPELEHVIRTMIVVTGVKSPQILGRNTQGNISTARYGIDLVK, encoded by the coding sequence ATGGAATCAATAATATCTGAGGCAATCGCACGGGCCGGAGAATCTAAAATTCCTTCTGTTGGGGAAACAGACGAGGAACTCCTGGCAATCCTGCAAGAATTAAAGACGAATATCGTGGTAATAGGATGCGGAGGATCGGGATCAAACACAATCCAGAGAATATCTGAAGAAGGAATACTTGGTGCAGATCTGTATGCGCTCAATACTGATGCCCAGCATCTACTGAACATTAAGGTCAAGAAGAAAGTCCTGATCGGCCGGAGCAGGACGAGAGGGCTTGGCGCAGGAAGCATACCGCAGATAGGGCAGGATGCTGCCCAGGAATCCAAAGCCCAGATAGAAAAAGTGATAGGAAATGCAGATATGGTTTTCGTGACCTGCGGACTTGGCGGTGGAACGGGCACAGGATCAGCACCCGTGGTGGCTGAAGTTGCTCGGGATTCCGGAGCTCTCACAATTGCTGTTGTAACATTGCCGTTCTCTGTAGAAGGATCTGTGCGTATGGACAATGCCGAAGCTGGTCTTGAGAGGCTACGCGATGTAGTGGATACAGTGATCGTTGTTCCCAATGATAAATTACTTGAAGTGGTACCGCATCTTCCACTGCAGGCAGCATTTAAGGTATGCGATGAGGTACTCATGCGCGCCGTCAAGGGAATAACCGAATTGATCACGAAACCCGGTCTTGTCAATCTCGATTTTGCCGACATAAGAGTCATAATGCAAAAAAGCGGTGTGGCCATGATAGGTCTTGGCGAAGCCGAAGGCGAGAACAAAGCGATAGAATCCGTCCAGAAAGCACTTAGAAGTCCACTCCTGGACGTAGATGTTTCGGGCGCTACTGCCGCTCTCGTAAATGTCGTTGGCGGTCCTGATATGACCATTGCTGAAGCAGAAAGCGTGGTGAATGAACTTTACACCCGGATCGATCCCAAGGCAAGGCTGATCTGGGGTGCCATGGTAGACCCGGAACTTGAGCATGTCATACGGACTATGATAGTAGTTACTGGAGTCAAGTCCCCCCAGATCCTTGGAAGGAACACGCAGGGGAATATATCCACAGCTAGATATGGAATTGACCTGGTTAAATAA
- a CDS encoding thioredoxin family protein, producing the protein MTTIELYYSDTCHNCHQLRALIMEILPKNMKFKEINISYPEGQRRASELNIMSVPTVAIDGEVVFVGRVTKEELLREINLKK; encoded by the coding sequence ATGACCACAATTGAACTTTATTATTCAGACACCTGCCATAACTGCCATCAATTAAGGGCGCTTATAATGGAAATTCTCCCCAAAAACATGAAATTCAAAGAAATTAACATCTCTTATCCAGAGGGACAGCGCAGGGCAAGCGAGCTCAATATAATGTCAGTTCCAACCGTTGCTATCGATGGAGAGGTTGTGTTTGTTGGAAGAGTTACAAAAGAGGAACTCTTAAGAGAGATTAATTTAAAAAAGTAA
- a CDS encoding 7-carboxy-7-deazaguanine synthase QueE has product MHAQIKEIFNSIQGEGLYVGVRQVFVRFEMCQLHCAYCDTPESRTTSAACSIEGTPGKRDFHSFSNPMNRDDLEKAIRKLWSPSTRHVSLTGGEPLIHSDFIRTLNLEYPLYLETNSGFPQKARKLKDIIAIASCDIKLPEHDSTQHYSELLKNELETISIFNETAKTFVKIVVLPETTEQSLTSAVDGIASIDNNIPLILQPVTQKAEGRYDQNSMAKTSRMLLELMDFAGKKLKDVRVIPQTHTFLGML; this is encoded by the coding sequence ATGCATGCGCAGATAAAGGAGATATTTAATTCGATTCAGGGTGAAGGACTATATGTAGGCGTGCGCCAGGTATTTGTGAGGTTCGAAATGTGCCAGCTGCATTGTGCATATTGCGACACGCCTGAGAGCCGCACGACTTCAGCCGCCTGCAGCATCGAGGGCACGCCAGGAAAAAGGGATTTTCATTCGTTCAGCAATCCCATGAACAGGGATGATCTTGAGAAAGCAATACGTAAATTATGGTCCCCTTCAACCAGACACGTATCTTTAACAGGCGGGGAGCCTCTTATCCATTCAGATTTTATCAGGACGCTCAATCTTGAATATCCCTTATACCTTGAGACAAATTCCGGTTTTCCGCAAAAGGCCCGGAAATTAAAAGATATTATCGCCATTGCTTCATGCGATATCAAATTGCCTGAACACGACTCAACACAACATTACAGCGAGCTGTTGAAGAACGAGCTTGAGACAATATCAATATTTAACGAGACAGCAAAGACCTTCGTGAAAATAGTTGTTCTTCCGGAAACTACAGAACAATCGTTAACTTCCGCAGTCGATGGAATTGCCTCGATTGACAATAACATTCCCCTGATACTTCAGCCTGTGACTCAAAAAGCCGAGGGAAGGTATGATCAAAACAGCATGGCGAAGACTTCCAGGATGCTGCTTGAGCTGATGGATTTTGCGGGGAAAAAGTTAAAGGATGTGCGTGTCATACCTCAAACGCACACATTTCTGGGAATGCTCTAA
- the pscS gene encoding O-phospho-L-seryl-tRNA:Cys-tRNA synthase has translation MEDLKKYKNVMRGISETYVNVHPIQRGGVLTGEARKALLEFGDGYSVCDYCFESRVDLVDNPPVHDLTQDVAEFLNMDDVRFTAGCRHAKWAAMHMVCEPGDTVVLDSLAHYTSYLAAEANRLNVVEVPHNGYPKFEIDIDGYAGKFEEVEKKTGKLPAMAVLTHVDYRYGNVADAEKVGRICKEYGVPFLLNTAYSSGIMPVDGKKLHVDFLCGSGHKSWAASAPMGILATTYEWTSKVFNKSTVRGDWSGRGFTKKEVALFGCSPVFGAPVATLMASFPAVVERVKHWDEEVKKAQYFVGELEKIDGFHQMGVKPKQHTLMNFESLPLHEIAEKDKRRGYFLYHELKKRKIVGLHPGMSKNFKINTYGLKWEQIKYVADAFKDIARTNGIRVEE, from the coding sequence ATGGAAGATCTGAAAAAATACAAGAATGTCATGCGGGGAATCTCCGAAACTTACGTCAATGTGCACCCCATCCAGCGCGGCGGCGTGCTGACCGGAGAGGCGAGAAAAGCCCTCCTGGAGTTCGGGGACGGCTATTCTGTGTGCGACTACTGCTTCGAGTCAAGAGTGGACCTTGTAGATAACCCGCCGGTACACGATTTGACACAGGATGTCGCAGAGTTCCTGAACATGGATGATGTCAGGTTCACCGCAGGATGCAGGCATGCGAAATGGGCTGCAATGCATATGGTATGCGAACCTGGAGATACTGTTGTTCTCGATTCCCTGGCACATTACACATCATATCTTGCAGCCGAGGCGAACAGGTTGAACGTTGTTGAAGTACCTCACAACGGCTACCCAAAATTCGAGATAGATATCGATGGCTATGCCGGTAAATTTGAGGAAGTGGAAAAAAAGACAGGAAAACTTCCGGCGATGGCTGTGCTCACCCATGTGGATTACAGGTACGGGAATGTGGCCGATGCTGAAAAAGTTGGAAGGATATGCAAGGAATATGGCGTCCCGTTCCTTCTGAACACTGCTTACTCCTCAGGCATAATGCCAGTGGACGGCAAAAAACTCCACGTGGATTTCCTGTGCGGCTCGGGTCACAAGAGCTGGGCTGCGTCCGCTCCCATGGGAATACTTGCCACCACGTATGAATGGACTAGCAAGGTATTCAATAAATCAACCGTCAGGGGCGACTGGAGCGGCAGGGGGTTCACAAAAAAAGAGGTGGCCTTATTTGGATGCTCCCCGGTTTTTGGAGCACCGGTTGCCACACTTATGGCATCATTCCCCGCTGTTGTTGAAAGGGTCAAACACTGGGATGAAGAGGTGAAGAAAGCGCAGTATTTTGTGGGGGAGCTTGAGAAGATCGATGGATTCCACCAGATGGGCGTCAAACCAAAACAGCACACTCTCATGAATTTTGAAAGCCTTCCCCTGCATGAGATCGCTGAAAAAGATAAACGACGGGGATATTTCCTGTACCATGAATTAAAAAAGCGAAAGATAGTGGGGCTTCACCCGGGTATGAGCAAGAATTTCAAGATCAATACCTATGGTCTGAAATGGGAACAGATAAAGTATGTCGCGGATGCATTCAAGGACATCGCGAGAACAAATGGAATAAGAGTTGAGGAATGA
- a CDS encoding DUF3303 family protein produces MLFMDIWTWEPENRREVEKRWSEFKYPEELKVAGEWLDLTGNRIFVLYEVDDPKAMLAANDMWLDIAKVDSVPVMEAKEVAKIYAEKMG; encoded by the coding sequence ATGTTGTTCATGGACATCTGGACATGGGAACCAGAAAATAGGCGCGAAGTTGAAAAAAGATGGAGTGAATTCAAATATCCTGAAGAGCTGAAGGTCGCAGGCGAGTGGCTCGATCTCACGGGAAATCGCATATTTGTCCTGTATGAGGTTGACGACCCCAAAGCCATGCTGGCAGCCAATGATATGTGGCTGGATATCGCGAAGGTTGATTCTGTCCCGGTGATGGAAGCGAAAGAAGTGGCGAAGATATATGCGGAGAAGATGGGATAA
- a CDS encoding AAA family ATPase, translated as MRRMGFEPTNSYETSPLDPKLKVFVGAYGSGKSTVLDAIAIMLSWALSRIGHSGTSGRQIMESDITNDKSTSSISYPVKLMADR; from the coding sequence ATGCGGAGGATGGGATTTGAACCCACGAACTCCTACGAGACCAGCCCCTTAGATCCGAAACTTAAGGTCTTTGTTGGCGCGTACGGCTCTGGAAAATCAACTGTTCTGGATGCAATTGCAATCATGCTTTCATGGGCACTTAGCAGAATCGGCCATTCAGGGACATCGGGTAGACAAATCATGGAAAGTGATATTACCAATGATAAGTCCACATCATCCATCAGTTATCCTGTGAAGCTGATGGCAGACAGATAG
- a CDS encoding DUF169 domain-containing protein: MKYAELSTKFRKFFELPSSPVAVRIISDGSQEQKTGTQPMRFCEMVRRSAVYGESFIFGVEELTCTSAELALGFTEPSYGEIYPRIKPANTKFVSVSPLEKTDKKPDVVIIVSTPRKIMRVSTILSQLHQKQPVEAKFKGEFAVCGECTAIPYMEKKVNMSLLCNGARMFSGYRDDEIVMGFPLDDFIRISESTEEKEITSALCGCIMDDIPANAVAAIEKIGFGKGTDQFFGRFGEEIIRLYTPKDKEGKITSLTLHVPVKFKDDATARVVNEKVHEFLQPPVLHRVRDNWVDIALPLDLGETLNRASLKGNKFEALVKGGIDTLLKEVEKVKRKAV, translated from the coding sequence ATGAAATACGCTGAACTGTCAACCAAATTCAGGAAATTTTTTGAACTGCCTTCGTCGCCAGTGGCCGTGAGAATCATCAGTGATGGCTCTCAGGAGCAGAAAACCGGAACACAGCCAATGCGATTCTGCGAAATGGTACGGCGAAGCGCGGTTTATGGCGAGAGTTTCATTTTTGGGGTTGAGGAGCTCACGTGCACGAGCGCTGAACTTGCGCTCGGATTCACTGAACCGTCGTACGGAGAAATCTATCCGCGGATAAAGCCTGCAAACACGAAATTCGTGAGCGTATCGCCGCTTGAAAAGACGGACAAGAAACCCGACGTGGTAATAATAGTGAGCACCCCCCGCAAAATAATGCGCGTTTCGACCATACTTTCCCAGCTGCACCAAAAACAGCCTGTGGAAGCGAAATTCAAAGGTGAGTTCGCAGTGTGCGGAGAATGCACGGCAATACCCTATATGGAGAAAAAAGTCAACATGTCCCTTCTCTGTAACGGCGCAAGGATGTTTTCGGGTTACAGGGATGACGAGATAGTCATGGGATTTCCACTGGATGATTTTATCCGGATATCAGAGAGCACGGAAGAGAAAGAAATAACTAGTGCACTTTGCGGTTGTATCATGGACGACATCCCGGCAAATGCCGTTGCTGCAATAGAGAAGATAGGATTCGGAAAAGGGACGGACCAGTTCTTTGGAAGATTTGGTGAGGAGATAATACGGCTTTACACACCAAAAGACAAGGAGGGTAAGATCACTTCCCTGACGCTGCATGTGCCTGTAAAATTCAAGGATGACGCCACTGCCAGGGTGGTGAATGAAAAAGTGCATGAGTTCCTGCAACCGCCTGTTCTTCACAGGGTAAGGGATAACTGGGTGGACATCGCGCTGCCTTTAGATCTGGGAGAAACCCTCAACAGGGCAAGCTTGAAGGGCAATAAATTCGAAGCGTTGGTCAAAGGCGGTATAGATACATTATTGAAGGAAGTCGAAAAGGTGAAGAGGAAAGCGGTTTAG
- a CDS encoding class I SAM-dependent methyltransferase, whose protein sequence is MTTFDNISGQYKEKSLVQQKAALKLLDLLKVGSTDSAIDVACGPGHITNLLSKVTSGKVIGIDISDGMIKQARALYPGIEFRQIAAEDLDYNNEFDIAFCNSALPWFRDPAKAIKAIFRSLKKSGRLGLACPGTYNWVPWSDRIISEVVQNEKIKPIFSHWRDPWFRLPTKNDYKLFFEGQGFSTVLIEVEYEETYYSTEDAFNIYLSSTANGYTGREYYDIDIDDDYITSFNNGVKEEIERQSKDGKIKVDFIRLYYIGKK, encoded by the coding sequence ATGACCACTTTCGATAATATATCAGGTCAATATAAAGAAAAATCACTGGTTCAGCAAAAAGCAGCACTGAAACTGCTTGATCTCTTAAAAGTCGGGAGTACAGATAGCGCTATTGATGTTGCCTGCGGACCGGGGCATATTACGAATTTGCTCAGTAAAGTCACAAGCGGAAAAGTAATAGGTATAGACATTTCTGATGGCATGATTAAACAGGCTAGAGCATTGTATCCGGGGATAGAATTCAGGCAAATCGCGGCTGAAGATTTGGATTACAATAACGAATTCGACATTGCCTTCTGTAATTCTGCACTGCCGTGGTTCAGGGATCCGGCCAAGGCAATAAAAGCAATTTTCAGATCATTGAAGAAATCCGGTAGATTGGGGCTTGCCTGTCCTGGAACCTATAACTGGGTGCCATGGAGTGATAGAATTATATCTGAAGTTGTGCAGAATGAAAAGATTAAACCTATCTTTTCTCACTGGAGAGACCCGTGGTTTCGCCTTCCAACCAAGAATGACTATAAGCTCTTTTTTGAAGGACAGGGTTTCTCTACTGTTTTAATTGAAGTAGAGTATGAGGAAACTTACTATTCAACAGAAGATGCATTCAACATATATCTTTCAAGCACTGCGAATGGATATACTGGAAGAGAATACTACGACATTGATATTGATGATGATTATATCACCAGTTTTAATAATGGTGTGAAGGAAGAGATTGAGAGACAGTCAAAAGATGGGAAAATAAAGGTGGATTTTATTCGTTTGTACTACATAGGCAAAAAATAA